The Gemmatimonadaceae bacterium genomic sequence GTAGATGTTGGGCAGCGTCGTCACCACCCGCGGCTCGGCGAGCAGCCATTTGAGCGCGGCTTGGCCGAGCGTCATGCGCGTGGCGAGGAAGTCGAGCGTTTTGACTTTCTTGATGCCGTTGACGAGCCACGACCGCGGGCGATGGCGACGGTGGTCGTTTTCCGGAAATACGGTGTCCTCGGTGTACTTCCCTTCGAGCATTCCCGACGCGTGCGTCACGCGAATGTTGAAGCAGCAGTTCGGCGCGTGCGCTTTGGCCGCGTCGATCATCGCCGTGCCCGGATGCTGCTCGAGCACGTTCCAGATCATCTGGATCGTGTCGATGTCCGGCTCTCGCTCGACGAGATCGACGGCTTCGTACAACCAACCGATCGCCGGACCGAACGCCGCGCCCCATGCGCGAATCTTTCCTTCGCGCTTGAGCTGGCGGAGCGTGTCCCACAGCTCGCGGTCGAGCACGTGCTCCATCTTCGCGTTGTGCAACTGCAGCACGTCGATGTAGTCGGTCTCGAGACGCTCGAGGCACTTGTCCACGGCGAAGCGCAGAAACGCCGGATCGGTGCGCATGGGCAGCTCCGACTGTCCTCGACGCGACTTCTGCGCGGCCTCGTCGTAGATGTCGTAGCCGACCTTCGTCGCGATCACGACGTCCTGTCGACGGCCGCGGAACGCCTCGGCGATCTGCCGCTCGGCGCGGCCGTTGCCGTACGCGTCGGCGGCGTCGAAGAAGTTCACGCCGTGGTCATCGAGCGCGCGGCGCAGCATGCCGACCGCGTCGGCGTCCGTCTTGTCGCCCCACCAGCCGGTGGAGATCGTCCACGTGCCGAATCCAACTTCGCTGACGCGAATATCGGTTCCGGGAAAAATGCGATGCTTCATGTGTGAGCGCCGGAGTTGAGCAGCTTCGCGGCTTCGCGCGCGAAGTACGTGATGATCACGTCCGCGCCGGCCCGCCGAATGCCGAGGAGCGAGTCCATCATGACACGCTCCCCGTCGATCCAGCCGCGCTGGGCGGCTGCCTGAATCATAGTGTACTCGCCGCTCACCTGAAACGCGGCGAGCGGGTAGCCGGTCTCGTGCTTCACGCGGTGGATGATGTCGAGGAACGGCCCGGCGGGCTTCACCATCACCATGTCCGCGCCTTCTTCGATGTCGAGCCGCACCTCGCGCAGCGCCTCGTCCGAGTTGGCGGAGTCCATCTGGTAGCCGCGCCGGTCGCCGACCTGCGGCGTCGACTCAGCCGCTTCTCGGAACGGCCCATAAAACGGCCCGGCGAACTTCGCCGCGTAGCTCAGAATCGGCATGTCGGCGAACTCGTTCTCGTCGAGCGCCGATCGGATCGCGCGCACACGACCGTCCATCATGTCGCTCGGCGCCACGATGTCCGCGCCGGCCCGTGCGTGTGAGACCGCCTCACGCGCCAGCAGCTCCAGTGTCGCATCGTTGTCGACCACGCCGTCGTGCAGCACGCCGCAGTGGCCGTGCTCGGTGTACTCGCAGAGACACACGTCGGTGATCACGACGAGGTCGGGCACGTCCTTCTTCAGCGCGCGGACCGCCTGCTGTACGGGCGCCTCATCGTTCCACGCCTCGGAGCCCGTCGCGTCCTTGTGGTCGGGAATTCCGAAGAGAATGACGCCGCCGATTCCCGCGCGTGCCGCGATGTGTGCGTCGATCAGCATCTCGTCGATCGAGGTCTGAAAGACCCCCGGCATCGACTCGATCGGACGCCGAACCTTGGTGCCCGAGCGAACGAAGAGCGGCAACACGAGCTGCGACGGACGCAACGACGTTTCGCGCACGAGGCGCCGAAGGGACTCGGTGCGCCGAAGACGTCGAGGACGGTAGACCGGAAACTCGGGCATGGCTCAGAGAAACTAACCCGCCCTTCGACGGCGCGACTTCGCACTGCTCGATGGGCTATCCTCCGCGGACTGCTCGGGGCGGGACTGTCCTCCGCGGACCAGTGCAGTATTGCCGACACTGCCCGGCAATACTTCCTCGGCTCCGCTCCGGACAGCCCCACCCTCGCTCCCCACCGCCGCGCGCGCCTGGCATTC encodes the following:
- a CDS encoding aldo/keto reductase; the encoded protein is MKHRIFPGTDIRVSEVGFGTWTISTGWWGDKTDADAVGMLRRALDDHGVNFFDAADAYGNGRAERQIAEAFRGRRQDVVIATKVGYDIYDEAAQKSRRGQSELPMRTDPAFLRFAVDKCLERLETDYIDVLQLHNAKMEHVLDRELWDTLRQLKREGKIRAWGAAFGPAIGWLYEAVDLVEREPDIDTIQMIWNVLEQHPGTAMIDAAKAHAPNCCFNIRVTHASGMLEGKYTEDTVFPENDHRRHRPRSWLVNGIKKVKTLDFLATRMTLGQAALKWLLAEPRVVTTLPNIYDDEQLAEFAAASDAPDLSAADLERVAELAATNFGVDEPPMAYKGTMTRDAGAGGVATRAS
- the hemB gene encoding porphobilinogen synthase, which codes for MPEFPVYRPRRLRRTESLRRLVRETSLRPSQLVLPLFVRSGTKVRRPIESMPGVFQTSIDEMLIDAHIAARAGIGGVILFGIPDHKDATGSEAWNDEAPVQQAVRALKKDVPDLVVITDVCLCEYTEHGHCGVLHDGVVDNDATLELLAREAVSHARAGADIVAPSDMMDGRVRAIRSALDENEFADMPILSYAAKFAGPFYGPFREAAESTPQVGDRRGYQMDSANSDEALREVRLDIEEGADMVMVKPAGPFLDIIHRVKHETGYPLAAFQVSGEYTMIQAAAQRGWIDGERVMMDSLLGIRRAGADVIITYFAREAAKLLNSGAHT